CCGGACGGACCACAGCGGTGCCGCCGAGCGGGTGGGTCTCCCATACCCGGCCGAGGCTGACCTCCTCGCAGGACAACCAGGTGTTCCACGGTGTCTTGCCACCCGCGCAGTTGTTGTTGGTGCCGGATAGGATGCGCGACGCCCCGATGATGGCTCCGCTGGAGTTGAACAGGATCCGAGACGCGCCACCGCCGGAACCGGCGCTGGTCTCGGAGTTGGACACGTAGACCCAGCCGCTGCCGTTGGCGAACACCGCGCCGCCATCGGGAGCGTCGTGCCAGGTGTACGTGGTGCCGGTTACGACCTGGCCGGAGCGGGCGACGATCTGGCTGGTGAAGCCGGCCGGGAGTTGGATGCCGTGCCCGTTGGCCGGCTGGAGGGGACCGTACGGGCCGGACGCGTTCTGCGCCGGTGCCGCGTACGCGGCTGACCAGGTGGTAAACGGCAGCGCTACCGCGCCGGCTCCGAGCACTGTGGTGCGCAGCAGGTTCCGTCGATCCATCGAAACTCCTTTATGGGGGTCCGAGGAACATATTGATCCGTGATTGCTAGAGGCCGGTCTCGAAAGTGAACATCCGCCATCGGTGCATGAACAAGCGGGTCCGGTCCCCCCAAAATGGGATTAATCGGCGCTCCATAGTCTACGCGGCGTCGGACGAGGTGCCCGGTGTGGAGGCGGGTGTGCGCCGCTATGCACTCTCAACTCGGGCTATTTGTTCCATTGCGGTAGGACCGGTCGGCCAGGCTTTGGTCCAGGCGCCCGGGCTGTCGCTCTACCACATCAGACCGCGTCGCCACACAATCTCGACCAACCTCCCTGGGCAGTACGGCTAGGCCGTTACTCGCCCGCGCGGAGCACCTCGCTCAGCCGGTCGCGCCGCCGCAGCGCTGCCTCGACGGGGACGACCGTGGCGGCCGCCGCCAGCATCGCCACGCTCACCAGGCCGAGCATCCACCACGGCAGGGCCGCCGCCGGGTCGGCGGCTTGGCCGGTGAGCAGCCGTAGGTCGAGTGGGCCGAGCGTCAGGCGTGCGAGTAGGGCCCCGAGCAGCGGTCCGTACACCGCAGCGACCACGACCGGCGGGAGCAGCTCTCCGGCGGCGACCCAGCGGGCGTCGCGCGGCCGCAGGCCGAGGGTCCGCAGCCGGGTCAGGGTCTGCCACCGCTCCGACGCACCCGCGGCCGCGGCGAGCGTGAGGCCGAGCAGCCCCAGCGCCAGCAACGCCGCGGCGGCCGTCCACGCCAGGCGCAGTAGCCCTGCGGTCAGCGGGGCCGCTCGCTGCGCCCGCAGGACGTCCGCGCGCAGCACGACGTCGGCGGCGACGCCGCTGTTCGACACGGCCCGCGCCGCGCCGGGGCCGGTCACCCATACGGTGTTCGGGACGGCGGGCAGTCCGGCGTCGGCGAGGGCCGCGGCGTCCACGATGACGATGTCGGTGCCGCCGCCGACGGAGGGAGCGGTACCGACCGCAGCGAGACGGATTGCTGGGGCGCCGTCGCGGGACAGCTGCAGCCGTGTGCCGGTCCGCAGGTCGCCGTCGCTCGATCGGACCAGCGCCGGGACGTCCCCGAGGCCAGGACCGGGTGCCGCGAGCCGGGCCAGCGCCGGCGCGTCCGGCAGCGGGGTGGTGGCCAGTAGGCGCTGGAACGCGGCGGCGTCCACGATGACCAGGCGTGGGGTGAGCACTGTCGAGTCGGCGACGACGCGCGCCGAGTCGGTCACCTGCGCGACGACGACCTGCCCTACCCCGGGTGCGGCAGCGATGCGCTCGGCGAGGGCGGGGGTGGAGGTCACGGCGTCGGCGCCGACGTCGAGGCGGGCGTCGGCACCGACCGTGCTCCACGCGCCGTCGGCCAGACCCCGGGTGGCGGTGGTGCCGAGGATGAGCGCGAACGACGCCAGCGCCGTGGCGCTGACCAGCACCAGCAGCGGCAGCGCGCGCCCGGCCGTCGCGGCCGCCCGGGCAGCGCCGAACACGGCCAGCGGGTGGCGCGAGCGCAGGGCCTGCCGGAGCGACAACCGCACCCCGACAGGCAGCAGCCGCAGCAGGACGAGCGCGCCGGCGAGCACGCCCAGAGCGACGGCGCTCATGGGTAGGGCCAGGTCGCCGGTCAGCTCATCGGTGTCGCCGTCGGGGGCGGTGGCGGGCATGAGCCCGCGCTGGTGCAGTGCGACGAAGGCGGCCACCGCGGCGATCAGGACAGCGGCCTCCAGCGCGGCACGGCGCAGCTGGCCGGTGCCGCGGATCCAGCGGCGTGCGGCCCGGTTGGCGGGCTTGCGCCGATCGCGGCTGGCTCGGGCGGCGGCGAGTGTGCCGAACGCCGGCCCGGCGACGGCGCCGGCCAGGACCAGGGGCACGGCCCAGGACCAGGAGACGTCAGCAGCGGCTGCGCGGGCGAGCGCGAGCCCGACGGCGGCGGCCGACAGGGCCACCGCGGCGGACTCGATCAGCAGTTCCGCACCGAGGTCGGGCAGCGCCGCCCCGCGCTGCCGGGCGGCGGTCAGCGCCGGGGTACGGCGGCGGACCAGCAGGTCGGCGGCGAGTAGCAGGACCAGTACCGTGGCGGTCAGAACCCCGGCGAGCAGGACTGCGGCCTGCGCGGAAGCGGCGCTGATCTGTTTGCGGGCGTCGCGCAGGACGGTGTCGAGCTGCGATTCCCACTTGAGGGACCCGTCGCGGACACTCGACGCGCCGGAGGCGGCCTTGAGCTCGACCACGGTGCCGGCGAGCGCCGCGGCGGCGTCCCAGGTGAGCGTGCCGGGTTCGGGGGCGAAGCGGACGGTGCGCTGCAGTTGGTCCTCGTCGACGGCGAGACGGGCGTCCGGCAGCGACTCGCGCGACAGCAGGCCGGCGAACCGGGTGGTGCCCACGCCGTCGGCGCCGGGCACGGGGCGCAGGAGCGACGGGGCGAGTCGCCAGGCGGGGTCGGCGCTGTCCGCAGGTCGGTAGATCCCGCTGATCCGCACGTCCTTGTCGCGCTTCTGGGCGTCCTTGAGCGGGATTCGGTCGCCCGGGCCGAGGTTGAGCGCGGCGGCGTCCGCCTCGGAGAGGCCGACCTGCACCGGCCAGGGCGGTCCGCTGTAGGGGATCTCGACGGCCTGGTCCGGGTCGGGGACGGCGGGGCCGGGCGCGCTGCCGGCGATCCAGGTTACGTCCGGGCCGCCGGGGTCACCGGCCAGATAGGTGAACTGGAAGGTACGCGGCACGTTACCGTCGGTGATGCTGAGGACCGGGCCGTTGACGATGGCGACGGGCGGGCGCAGAGCGGCGTCCAGGCGGGGGCCGAGCGTGTCTGCCGCCTGGCTGCGGAAGCCGTCGACGTCTTCGGCGAGGCGGGGTATCCGGATGCGCCCGCCGGTCGGGCCGTCGTCGCGCTCCCAGTTAGCGTGTACGAGGACGTCAGCGTCGTTGCCAGCGCGGCGGATCGTGTCCTGAACGGCGTCGTCGGCGGCGGCGCGCAGCAGCGCCGGCACGGCCCCGGCGAGCAGCGCGACGGCCGCGATGACGGCGGCGGTGAGCAGCAGCGGTCCGGCGTCGGTGCGGCCGCGGCCGCGGACGCTGGGCCAGTGCGGCGCCGGCCACCGGCGGGTCAGCCACCGGTTCACGGCGCCACCCGCAGGTGCGCGGCGTCGGCCCGGCGGACCTGGACGGTGACCACGACGGCGACCGCGAGCGTGCACCCGGCCAGCAGCGCCGCGAGCAGTGCGGCCTCGGCGGACCACGGCCAGTGTGGCTGGGCGGCCGGGACGGGCGCGGCGCCGGTGTCGGAGCGTACGAGCAGGGGTACGACGACGCGGGTGGCGAGCGCGCCGACGGCCGCTCCCGCTGCGAGCAGCGGCAGCAGAACGCCGGCGTGCTGGCCGAGCAGCACGGCCCGGATGCCGCGCCGGGACATCCCCAGGCCGCGCAGCCGCGCCACCTCGACGGCGCGGACCTGCAGGTCGCAGGTCACGTGCAGGACCACGCCGGCGAGCAGCAGCAGGGCCGCGGCCGGGACGACCAGCCGGAGCGCGGCCGGCAGCCCGGCGCGCAGCGGGCCGCCGGTGAGGCGGGCGGTCTCTGCCTCGCGCGTCGTGACGGTGCCCAGGTGCAGGGCGGTGGCCCGCTCGGCGGCACCGGGCCCGGCTGGGTGGCCGACCCACCAGGCGTCGACCGGGAACGTCAGGTCGCCGGTGACGGCAAGTGCGCGGGACAGGGTGTCCAGGTCAGCCAGGACGGCGACGGCGCCGGGGGCGGACGGGACGGTCGGCACGACCTCGGTGACGACGATCGGGACGGGCGTGGTGCCGACCGTGATGCTGAGCTGCCTGCCGCGGCCGGCACCGACCTCGCTGGCGAAGCGGGCGGAGACGGCGACGGGCACCGGGCCGGGGTCCGGGAAGGCGGTGGCGACGAGGTTCCGGGCGGCGTCCGGGGCGCCGCCGAGGTCGACGGTCGCAGCCATTCGCAGCTCGGTCCCCGTCGGCGTGGCGGACAGCGTGACGGTCGGGTCGCTCAGCTGCTTCGCGACCGGCGGCGCGGACGTGGCGGTCCAACCCGATCCGTCAGCCGACGCGGCGGGCGGCACCGTGAGCGTGACGGCTACGGCGATGGGGCCGCCGGCCGCGTCGGACCCGCCATTCGGCCCGGTCGGGTCGGCCGTGACCGGCAGGGACACCGCGACGAGGCGCAGTCCGTCAGCCGTCGCGCACGCGGGCAGCCGGTGCTCCCGGCCGTCGAGCGGCACGGGGGGACCGGTGCAGGGCGTGCGCAGGCCGGTGGCGTCTTGCAGCAGCAGCCGGGGCGTCACGGCGAGCGGGGTGCCGCCGGCCGCAGTCCCGCTCAGGACGAGCGGGGCACCGGCCGGAATGGCGAGGCCGGTGACGCGG
The Micromonospora pisi DNA segment above includes these coding regions:
- a CDS encoding FtsX-like permease family protein, with translation MNRWLTRRWPAPHWPSVRGRGRTDAGPLLLTAAVIAAVALLAGAVPALLRAAADDAVQDTIRRAGNDADVLVHANWERDDGPTGGRIRIPRLAEDVDGFRSQAADTLGPRLDAALRPPVAIVNGPVLSITDGNVPRTFQFTYLAGDPGGPDVTWIAGSAPGPAVPDPDQAVEIPYSGPPWPVQVGLSEADAAALNLGPGDRIPLKDAQKRDKDVRISGIYRPADSADPAWRLAPSLLRPVPGADGVGTTRFAGLLSRESLPDARLAVDEDQLQRTVRFAPEPGTLTWDAAAALAGTVVELKAASGASSVRDGSLKWESQLDTVLRDARKQISAASAQAAVLLAGVLTATVLVLLLAADLLVRRRTPALTAARQRGAALPDLGAELLIESAAVALSAAAVGLALARAAAADVSWSWAVPLVLAGAVAGPAFGTLAAARASRDRRKPANRAARRWIRGTGQLRRAALEAAVLIAAVAAFVALHQRGLMPATAPDGDTDELTGDLALPMSAVALGVLAGALVLLRLLPVGVRLSLRQALRSRHPLAVFGAARAAATAGRALPLLVLVSATALASFALILGTTATRGLADGAWSTVGADARLDVGADAVTSTPALAERIAAAPGVGQVVVAQVTDSARVVADSTVLTPRLVIVDAAAFQRLLATTPLPDAPALARLAAPGPGLGDVPALVRSSDGDLRTGTRLQLSRDGAPAIRLAAVGTAPSVGGGTDIVIVDAAALADAGLPAVPNTVWVTGPGAARAVSNSGVAADVVLRADVLRAQRAAPLTAGLLRLAWTAAAALLALGLLGLTLAAAAGASERWQTLTRLRTLGLRPRDARWVAAGELLPPVVVAAVYGPLLGALLARLTLGPLDLRLLTGQAADPAAALPWWMLGLVSVAMLAAAATVVPVEAALRRRDRLSEVLRAGE